In Miscanthus floridulus cultivar M001 chromosome 5, ASM1932011v1, whole genome shotgun sequence, one genomic interval encodes:
- the LOC136449754 gene encoding NAC domain-containing protein 74-like: MEVLRDMYQPPGFGFHPSDPELISHYLKRKILGQKIEYDLIPEVDIYKHEPWDLPAKCNLPIKDNKWHFFASRDRKYPTGSRSNRATLAGYWKSTGKDRAIKLNKRTLGTKKTLVFHEGRPPSGRRTEWIMHEYYIDENECKVSPDMKDAFVLCRVTKRNDWALDNDNEVGNRNSHLEQLDAAATSVVSTVKPEDAAASVICSEESNHATTPVGSAELSNDVAQAAITPDSTFPNGGNELETWLEELLDPSPSFNLVVDTGSADVSPTEQYAESSNLQNPGSVAPNIGPGHASPIQDGTDATDYLFIDDLPEDLYSMLYPGTDQFNDSIFLEQAGQEAIAFPTNQAYMMGTDSYALPNNFENGTANAELQLDQENNKTNMSNGNIDNGITIRRRRATTSPANNSLAAVNFKMQVGIKRMVTSNSESINQTMKFTDNSGCRLDLRTDVEHQKKNTKNVISAKQSDAANPEGHNNQGYLKGFKRCSSAGFKAYIFVAFFVVGVAAVAVLHYHRSGANL, from the exons ATGGAAGTACTGCGTGATATGTACCAACCACCAGGATTTGGATTCCATCCTTCAGATCCTGAACTTATTTCTCACTATCTGAAGAGGAAAATACTTGGCCAGAAAATTGAATATGATCTTATACCAGAGGTGGATATATACAAGCATGAACCATGGGATTTACCTG CAAAGTGCAATCTTCCAATCAAGGACAACAAGTGGCATTTCTTTGCCTCTCGTGACAGGAAGTACCCTACTGGCTCTAGATCAAACAGGGCAACACTTGCTGGTTACTGGAAATCAACTGGGAAGGACCGAGCCATAAAGCTGAACAAGCGGACTCTAGGAACAAAGAAGACTTTAGTTTTTCATGAAGGCCGGCCTCCCTCTGGCAGACGCACTGAGTGGATTATGCATGAGTACTACATAGACGAGAATGAATGTAAAGTCAGCCCTGATATGAAG GATGCCTTTGTCCTCTGCCGTGTTACTAAAAGAAATGACTGGGCATTAGATAATGATAATGAGGTGGGCAACAGGAACTCTCATCTGGAACAACTAGATGCTGCTGCTACATCAGTTGTCAGCACTGTAAAGCCAGAAGATGCTGCTGCCTCAGTCATCTGTTCAGAAGAATCGAACCATGCAACTACACCAGTTGGCAGTGCTGAACTATCTAATGATGTTGCTCAGGCAGCTATCACTCCTGATTCGACATTTCCAAATGGTGGTAATGAACTGGAAACATGGCTGGAAGAACTGTTGGATCCTTCACCTTCATTTAACCTTGTAGTTGATACTGGTTCTGCTGACGTGTCTCCGACTGAACAATATGCTGAATCATCG AATTTGCAGAATCCTGGTTCTGTGGCTCCGAATATTGGACCAGGCCATGCTAGCCCTATCCAGGATGGAACAGATGCCACAGACTACCTATTCATTGATGATCTTCCAGAGGATCTTTACAGTATGTTGTATCCTGGTACTGACCAGTTCAATGACAGTATATTCTTGGAACAAGCTGGCCAGGAAGCTATTGCTTTTCCTACCAACCAAGCATATATGATGGGAACAGATTCGTATGCTCTTCCAAACAACTTTGAGAATGGAACTGCGAACGCTGAATTGCAGTTAGACCAGGAAAATAACAAGACAAATATGTCAAATGGAAATATTGACAATGGAATTACAATACGAAGGCGCAGAGCAACCACATCTCCTGCTAACAATTCGCTAGCAGCTGTCAATTTTAAAATGCAGGTTGGAATTAAGAGGATGGTTACAAGTAATTCCGAATCTATCAACCAGACTATGAAGTTTACAGATAACAGTGGTTGTCGTCTTGATCTCAGGACTGATGTTGAGCACCAGAAGAAAAATACAAAAAATGTCATTTCTGCCAAGCAGTCTGATGCAGCCAATCCTGAAGGCCACAACAATCAAGGTTATCTCAAGGGCTTCAAAAGATGTTCATCAGCTGGATTCAAGGCATACATATTTGTTGCCTTTTTTGTGGTTGGAGTTGCTGCTGTTGCAGTGCTGCATTATCACCGCTCTGGTGCCAACCTATAA